acaggtgaaaatttattttacagttaaaagaGTTTGAGAACCCTGGACATGTACAGTTACAGATTGACAATAGACTCGTTTTCAGTTTTCATCCAGTGTGTTTGGGGTTAAAATTTTCAGGATTATTATTGCTTTGTAATATATAACGGTGTTTCACGCGAAGTCTTATCATCACAtgatattatgattattattataattataataacacgTGATATTTTGAGGCAGAGTTGTACTCTCTTGTATGAATATATGAACATATGATTCCCTAAATGCAATGAACTGCCCATTATATTTGGAGGCAAATATTTACCTTTGTGCAGGCAGTAGGGTTTTACCCCATGGGAGGCAACAAGCACTTTCCCCTCACTTATTTTCAATTAGAAGCAGGCAGCAAGCTTCTAAACTCACAACATGAAGCTTGGGCCAACATTTTCTGCCAGTTATCTTTCTACCAATCGAGGCAGAAGGAAAACtgcttaccccccccccccaaactacAAAAGTAATTAAGACGCTACCTAACGagttgaaaaaaatataacCGGATACTGAAGCGTGTGTGCGAGACGGCCGCGACTCACGCAAGATCACGGCGTCCGGTTTGCTGCCTTTGCTTCGGTTTTGCTGGACGAGAGGCGCGAAGGACACGGCCAAGATGTTCTTGCTCTCCCAAGAGCTCTGACCGGTTCTGGTGATCTGCGTCAACTGCAAAGTCCAAACAAATACCAAACAGTAATTAAACTGTGTATAGTTGATCGGCATGACGCACACTAACTGGCTCATAGCCGACTGAGACTTGGGGGGTGAaagtgattcgactctgaatcaatGCAAATTTTGgcaaattttattattattattattattattattattactctaatTTTATTGGCGTATACGTTTGCTTCGTTATAGAAACAAACACTTTAAGACAATTTCAAGCTTGGGTAAAAATATCTAGAAATACACTTAATAAGCTTTgtataaaaacaatcaaataaagaaagccatatttaaaaaaagaaaaaaaaaaaagctatattaGTTGAATTGGCCTATATTCACAAATGCTGGATTTGATGCACATGTTGTAaaataagggtttttttttttttgcttttaacgATCTGTAAATGGACTAATAGGTGTGAAAATACTCTAAGAGCGTCATAGTAGTAGTGTAGTACTCAAAGTAGTAGTGGGAAAACAAAACGAAATATGGACAACATTGCAATGTTCTATGCTGCTACACAAAACAATATTCTGGattaacaaatatttaataagATCATTCTATAGTGTATGTTTGTAAACACAAACTAATCGTTTCTCCTCaactgtgaaataaaacaaacgcGCCATCAGTTAGCGGCGAGAGAACTTCGTTTATTAAGCTTAtagagttgattttttttttttacctgatctTCAATGGGCATGACCAGAATGCCTCCGATTTTCAGCATGACCTTCATGTAGTTCTCGTGGTCTTTCTGAACTCCGGCTCCACAGTAGATGCGATCGTACTGATGGCTGTCTGACGAGATCTCTAAACAGTTTCCCACGACAAAATTGGGCTCACAGAACTCAAACCTGAAACAGATCGCTTAGATTATACATACACTCTTGTCATGTATGTCAGCCCAGTCGGGacgctcgattctgattggtcagaaggcgctTGTTAATTTTCTCTGTTGTTGATGTAAGCCAGTCAGTAAATCTCCCACAACAGGAAGGTCTTCGGGACAAATCTGAGGGATTTCTTTTGAGAGAGCTATGGAAAGACTGTaatgtttttcattaatttGCCGTTGTACAAGAGGAACAAAAAACACTTCGctgtgtgctgttctaggaaaataatcaacacaacATGGAGTTTTATTGCTTGCTGCTTTTATAGAGCAGAAACTCtgcgtttatagctgctgtaatataAGTGATAACTTGTTTCCTCGACATTAAATGGGACCGTAAACAGATAAAATGAATGTCGTCCTTTAATGAACAAAACGTAATCGCTGGCAAACAGCTCCGAAGTCAGGACCGTAAAGGTGACTCTGATTATTTTCTCTACTCACTTGTCAAAGCTGTCACTGTTTGTAATGAATTCCTCCAGTTTCTCTCTTGCATATTCCACCACGTCCTTGTGGAGCTCCACGCCATGATTTACTCCAAACGGACCTGCAGGGGGTGGAAAGAATACTCGTTATTCCCAAGATATATCTCATACCTGAACGCAATACTCAAAACATGGCTCTGAAGACAGAACTGCAGTCAACACAATCATTACTGGCACTGGCGATCCCTGACCTTCTTCTGAGAACAGAATACAGTGTGTAAAGTCGGCATCTCACCGATGATCAGGCCCACCATTGTGCTCAGGTATCCTGTCCCGCTGCCCAGATTGAGGAAGGAGAGTCCTTGCTGCAGCTTCAGCGCCTCCATGACCTCGGAATAGATGCACGGGGCTGAAAGGTGGATGTTGCCGTGCTTCCAGGCCAAGTCTTTGTAGGCGTTTTCTCTGTATCCATCTAAGTAGTAATTCCCGCGGTCTATAGCCCTGAACGCCTGCTCCACCCTGTCCGTGCGGATGTACTGCGCTTCCTTCAGGTTGTCGATCAGGTCATCGTTGTCCTCGCCGGCGCTCACAGCTCCGCCCATGGTCCCGTTCTCAccacgagagagagacagagagagagaaaggaaaaaaaagaccaaacaaGGAGAGGTTCACAAAGGTGACCTCTCTTCACGTCCCCGGGGGAATATTTCTTCCAatcggatggatggatagacggaCTGACGAACGGCGTGACGATTTAAATCCTTTGTGGTCACTttagatcatcatcatcacatgtCTAGGGGAagagaagacaaaaacaaaagcatgctGGTTTACATCACGTCAAATGCTGCACCAACAATCCGCAGTTTTCAGTGGCAGTTGAAATACCACCCTCTACTGGAAATCTCTATGAACCTCTCGAgtgtattataatttttttacgaaaTAATCCTCCAAGTTGTATCATATCGAAATACccacagtcccctccaaaagtattggaacagcaaggccaattgtatcgttttcgctatacattgaagacgtttgggtttgagatgaaaagatcgacatgagacgatagatcagaactTCAGCTTCTGTTTCTTGATATTTACGTCTAGACTTGTTAAACACatcttagaacatggcacctttggtggcagatgacccaatttttaggtgagcaaaagtataggaacagatagtcttaaagtaaataacacttaatatttggttgcatatcccttgcttgcaataattgcATCAAACCTGCGACTCAGTGAcctcaccaaactgttgcatttttcttttgttatgcTTTTCCGGGATTTTTACCgcagcttctttctttttttttttttttcgggggtgggttctcccttcagtctcctcttcaggaggtgaaatgctgcacaattgggttaaggtttggtgattgacttggccagtctgaaaccttccactttttaccccctgataaagtccacTGTTGAGctgtcagtgtgttttggattgttgtctttctgcatgataaagttcctcccgattaatttgGACGCATTTCTCTGTGAATTGGAAGACCGAAggtttctgaattcattctgctgctcccatcatgagttccatcatcaataaagattagtgagaatgttacagaagcagccatgtgagcccaaaccatgacactacctccaccatgtttcactcatgagcttgtatgttctggatcacgAGCAGATccgttctttctccacactttggcctttccatcactttggtagaggttcatctttgttccagaacttctgtctgcatttctttgcaaattccaatctggcttccGGATTCTTACTGCTCGTGAGTGATTTGTATCTTGTGGTACAGCCTCTATACTTCTGAAATTGAAGTCTCCTATGAAGAGTGGACTAcaataccttcacccctgccctgtggaggttgttggtgatgtcactgactgttgtttttgagttTCACCTTCAAAACTCATGCAAAGTTTCTGCAGTTTTCCTCGGCCAACCCGTTCCACGTCTGGTTGTTCGTACACcagaggtttctttctttttcaggacattccaaattgttgtattggctatgtccAATGCTTGTGCGATGGCTTTGATAGATTTCCCCACTCTTCTCAGCTTCAacatggcttgcttttctcccatagacagctctctggttttcatgttggtttatgcagtcttcacaggtgaaacctaaGGCTCAACCCAAGAGTAGACAGTTTAAAAGCCAGACTCTgcttactgacactggagactcctttcaaatgttaatgtttcaaatgtctccttgcagaaaacgGTACCACAGGAATAACTAGATTTACTACTACAGAAATCTTCACAGACGACCTCCTGGATTTATTTTCCACAGGTTTACTTAATCCACCATTGAGCACTTAGAGAGCAAGTTCTACATTTTGACCACACCCACACCCTTGAGGCAAACTGGGTGAATCAATGGAGTGTAGGCAGAAGGCAACATTTCTGTTGATATGTTaagttgtgtgtttgatgttgGACATGTGATGACCTGTAAATCAGGCAAACAACCAAGACGATCCTAGATACGTGATTAACACAGTGGTTAGACAGAACATGAACCAAGCAGCTATGTCATAAAAACAGACAAGCCAATAAgaacattaaaagtaaaaaaaagttttggttGCAAGCTGACTGCTGAGAACACAACCGTCTTGTAAGGGTGTCTAACCTGGCCATGTTGATTGAGCTAAAGTAAACACTACTATAAAGTAGTAAAGTAATATTTTATTCGCTGTTGATTGTGTGAGCGGCCCATTTTGATTGCATCTTTCTGAGTTTTGAAAGGGGGCCCCCCACTGAAGGTTGGAAATtctcatcataaaaaaaaaaaggatcggTCTTAAAGTAACACCCTAGATGGTTTTGTAAATATGTCATGCACATATGACATGGCTGAGAATTTTGGTGTCATGACTGACGGCTATGTAATTATTTTAAGGGTAATTATGGGAAAGGCTGACAGGAATAAACACAAGTGGTGCCAATCAGGTGTGACTATTAAAGGCCTGGCCTCTGGGTAAGGGGCGTTGAGTCATGTGAGGTCTGCAAGAGTTGATTCTTCCGTCAGGGTTCATTGGTAGAACCATATTCCTCATCTATAACTGACAACAATTTATGCAaaaatttttaatgaataattgaTTCAAATGAActgattttcatgttttatttctttataaccTGATTCAGCATCTTGCTGGTTCGGTTTTAAGTTTTTAGACACGAAAAGCACACGGCTTCCAGTTCACCATTTTGTTGCCCCCTACTGAACAAAACATGAACAATACATTTTAAGGTGGAAATTCTATCATACAGAATACATCAAactggtggagagagagagttcagtgTGCCAGTGTCACTCTATCAATTAACTGTGCTGCTTCAGGATAGTACTTATTTACCAGGATTCTATTTCCAGATGCTAtcattatttaaagaacagagatctatcagagtctgatcttcacagcccatgtttgtggaagtgtatcatggcacgaacaaaggagatttccgAGGTTCTCAGAAAACGAGTTGTTGATGAAAAGgatacaaaaccatctctaaagagtttggactccaccgatccacattcagacagattgtgtagaaatggaggaaattcaagacgactgttcccctccccaggagtggagaccaacaaagatcactccaagagcaagacgtgtaatagtccatgaggtcacaaaggaacccagggtaacttcaaAGCAACTAAAGGCATCCCTCGCATtgactaatgttaatgttcatgagtccaccatcaggagaacactgagcaacaatggtgtgcatggcagggctgtAAGGAGAATGCCActactctccaaaaagaacattgctgtccTTCTACAGTCtgttaaagatcacatggacaagccagaaggctaatggaaaaacgttttgtggacggatgagacaaaaatagagtttttggtttaaatgcgttatgtttggagaaaggaaaacactgcattccaacaTAAGAACCTAATCCCATCTGTggaacatgatggtggtagtgtcatggtttgggtctgttttgctgcatctgggccaggacggcttgccatcattgatggaacaataaattctgaattataccagtaaATTCTACAAGAAAgtgtcaggatatctgtccatgatctgaatctgaagagaaagtgggtcatgcagcaagacaatgaccctgagcacacaagttgttccaccaaagaacggttaaagaagaataaagtgaatgttttgtaatggccaagtcaaagtcctgaccttaatccaatagaaatgttgtggaaggacctgaagcaagtagttcatgtgaggaaacccaccaacatcccagagtgttgcaggactgatcaatagttaccccaaacgtttatctgcagttattgctgcaaaagaggatcacaccagatactgaaagcggaggttcacatacttttgccacttacaaatatgcaatattggataattttcctcaataaataaatgactaagcataatatttttgtctcgtttgtttattttggttctctttatctacttttagggcttgtgtgaaaatctgacaatgttttaggtcatatttatgcagaaatatagaaaattctaaagggttcacaaacttccaagcagcactgtacacacactactATTTATAGGTGTGTACAATATAATGCAGTTGACTAAAACCATGGTATACGgtatatgtaataaaataatactaataaaaaatgtgtatacCACAGCGTTGTtaaattctccattctgattggtcaggtttCGATTAATTATCCATAACAGCACCTCGGACAGTAAGTCCGACTGTAAtccaatcacaggtttatatcaacgcCCTTGCTCTAATACactgtcgtttctatagtaacagctttcATGTGAGTCGTATGTCCGACGCGCCACATAACCGACACAACCGAAACGTCTTGCTGTTTAAGAAAGATAATCGTTGATGTCGTCTTCTGTAAGAagacggaaggagtctccagcgtcagtgctttGTCACAATAAAAGTTTCCACTGCTGGAAAGAAATGTTTAGTCTTATTTCGCTCACCGTCAAGAGAGAGAGCGTAACTAtaactggataaaaagcacaatgtgATGCAAAAATGCAATCATTTGGTAAATCAttggagtgttttattgcttactgAAATACAGAACACACAGGGGGTGTTGTGTTTTGCATCTTGGCCTGTATGTTAAGAATCTgccattaaaaaacaacaacaacaacaacaacaatagtaataatcagattttaataataatcagcaATAGGTGAATATGATACAGTTGCATTGGTAACTACTgtaagctatatatatatatatatatatatatatatatatatatatatatatatagatagatagatagatagagagatcaggaagaagaacaagaagcagCAGTGCTAGCTGGCAAAATGCTTATTATTACGCAATGCATTACAAGCTCAACTGTTTTGTTTAGATATAGATTTAGATTCAAcgtctaataaataaaaaataaattaaaaaaactatATCGCATGCAAGTTGCTAGTTAGCCTAGTCCGTTAAAGCGACTGGTTAGTTAACGTTACTAGTTGCTGAAAGTCCGACATTTTTTCCTGGTTCATGGATTTAAAGTTAACATTGTTTAATAATAAGCGTAAATCTGTTGAACAGGTAGATAAACTACATGCAGATctagttattttatttgatgtatttatttttgtggtaTACGCTCAACACCGAGCTGAGGTACTTTTtcctagctagcaagctaacgcTCGAGCCCCGAACAACGTCGCTAGGAAAATAAAAGCTCGTGCCACTTGACTGTTTGATATAACtgacaaatttaaaatgtaaatcagaACTAGATCACGAAGACACGGTAATCCGGGCCTAGATGGCATTGTTTCATATCTTTTaaacctgttaaaaaaaaaaaaaaaaggaccgtGCATCTACCCAGCGTCAATGTCTACAATTGTCAAGACAAAAAGCAGAGGATTTTTAAAcctcgtattattattattattgttatttatgttgATTAGCCTGTGAGCTAACCAAAGAATCAGTTACTAATCCGCGTgctgcgtttaaaaaaaataataaataataaatccgACTTTCCACTCACCTTTTTCTCATCGATGTGGCGGTTCGAGATCAAACGTGTACATTTACCCGAGCAGTTTATATCCAGCGCGTGCACAACGGCACAAATAACATACTTTCTCTCGGTCCAACGCCGTCGTGTTTTCTGCACAACCAGCTGAGAGGATGTAAACACAGATCACGTGACCAGCACtggtaaaagcttttttttaaaaaaaagttgaatgcTTCAACACGCATGCGCAGATATAAGTGTCGCACATTCTCGCGATATCTTCGTCAGCGCAtaaaattatatgtatatttagtttaaaataataattatatatatatatatatatatatatatatatatatatatatatatataaattaattggTTGGTCATATTCGTCATATTGTTAGATTAATGGGAAAAAGGGTTTGTAAACTGCATTTATGTAGTTCTAGTTATTA
This Ictalurus furcatus strain D&B chromosome 1, Billie_1.0, whole genome shotgun sequence DNA region includes the following protein-coding sequences:
- the pcmtd1 gene encoding protein-L-isoaspartate O-methyltransferase domain-containing protein 1 is translated as MGGAVSAGEDNDDLIDNLKEAQYIRTDRVEQAFRAIDRGNYYLDGYRENAYKDLAWKHGNIHLSAPCIYSEVMEALKLQQGLSFLNLGSGTGYLSTMVGLIIGPFGVNHGVELHKDVVEYAREKLEEFITNSDSFDKFEFCEPNFVVGNCLEISSDSHQYDRIYCGAGVQKDHENYMKVMLKIGGILVMPIEDQLTQITRTGQSSWESKNILAVSFAPLVQQNRSKGSKPDAVILPPLSVRSLQDLARIYIRRTLRNLTNDETASKGTGPRVPQKRKRRRCRRGRRHRVNTYVFVGNQLIPQPIESEEDERIDEEDSKEEEQDKEVEKDKPEQPQVNLLRDKVLSLPLPESLKAYLLYYREK